From Methanoculleus oceani, a single genomic window includes:
- a CDS encoding V-type ATP synthase subunit I: protein MLRPEQMRRLLIAAPKGEIDTIIRELYRHHVYHIEDFVAESESPEALSIGHPLSGASDAASALIKVRAIENACGIDPDSVEIRAKLPASKVREMIRTDLPAIQKEAEDLIGSRSRLEARQKEHEQRARELEPFAAVPLDLELYRGYTRFAVFTGHITHDVAIDVPHEKYFSDKVPGNMIVVVAQTEHREQVERTLLDAGFQAIPVPEETGAPADLMKAHAEEARRIGNEIVEVNAKIAGIRDRHTDFLVACDELLTADVERAEAPLRFATTEETFITEGWVPGDRADRIRQALESATNGRIYIEELEIDDDTKVPVEYENPSFASPTQVLMDIYARPRYSELDPTLMVAIVFPIFFGLILGDVGYGAVLLFLSLGLRKFLKGDEGRMLLRVLGYASISSIVFGILYSEFFGFALPWNAVLFSRHLNIGGEVHGHGPQVAELMIISIWIGVLHITLGRILGMINARKFHHGKHATKAVIANAGWLGTMWGILILIWSFYAIPMMPDLTGFPVAIAVGVVLLVAGVLGIAQENPLEIVELPTIISHVLSYARLVAVGLSSVAIAMVINFIAIGMMIEPQLEAITPLGVIFIIVGIFVFLVGHVLNTALGLLGGGLHSIRLHYVEFFTKFYKGGGKKYNPFGMKSKFTEE, encoded by the coding sequence ATGTTAAGGCCTGAACAGATGCGCCGGCTGCTCATCGCGGCCCCGAAGGGCGAGATCGATACCATCATCAGGGAACTCTACCGCCACCACGTCTATCACATCGAAGACTTCGTGGCGGAGAGCGAGTCTCCTGAAGCGTTATCGATCGGTCACCCGCTCTCCGGGGCGAGCGATGCGGCTTCGGCGCTCATCAAGGTCAGGGCAATTGAAAATGCGTGCGGGATAGACCCCGACAGCGTAGAAATCAGGGCGAAGCTCCCCGCATCGAAGGTCAGGGAGATGATCCGGACGGATCTACCCGCTATCCAGAAGGAGGCGGAAGATCTCATCGGTTCGCGCTCGAGACTGGAGGCGCGTCAGAAAGAGCACGAACAGCGCGCGCGGGAACTTGAACCGTTTGCCGCGGTGCCTCTGGATCTGGAACTGTACCGCGGGTATACACGGTTTGCCGTCTTTACCGGGCACATCACGCACGACGTCGCTATCGACGTCCCCCATGAGAAGTATTTTTCCGACAAAGTGCCCGGCAACATGATCGTCGTCGTGGCGCAGACAGAGCACCGTGAGCAGGTCGAGCGGACTCTTCTCGACGCCGGATTCCAGGCGATCCCCGTCCCGGAGGAGACCGGGGCTCCGGCCGACCTCATGAAGGCTCACGCCGAAGAGGCCCGGCGGATCGGGAACGAAATTGTCGAGGTCAACGCAAAGATCGCGGGAATCCGCGACAGGCATACCGATTTCCTGGTAGCATGTGATGAACTACTCACGGCTGACGTAGAACGGGCGGAAGCCCCATTGCGGTTTGCTACCACAGAGGAGACCTTCATCACCGAAGGGTGGGTGCCTGGCGACCGGGCGGACAGGATCCGCCAGGCGCTGGAGAGTGCGACAAACGGCCGGATCTACATCGAGGAACTGGAGATCGACGACGATACCAAAGTCCCGGTGGAGTACGAGAACCCGTCGTTCGCCTCACCGACCCAGGTGCTCATGGATATCTACGCACGGCCCCGGTACTCCGAGCTCGACCCGACGCTGATGGTAGCCATCGTGTTTCCCATCTTCTTCGGGCTGATCCTCGGCGATGTGGGCTACGGAGCAGTCCTGCTCTTCCTGAGCCTAGGGCTGCGGAAGTTCCTGAAAGGCGACGAAGGAAGGATGCTCCTTCGGGTGCTCGGTTACGCAAGCATCTCAAGTATTGTCTTTGGCATACTCTACAGCGAATTCTTCGGGTTCGCGCTCCCGTGGAATGCAGTGCTCTTCTCCCGACACCTCAACATCGGAGGGGAAGTGCACGGTCACGGCCCGCAGGTAGCCGAGCTCATGATCATCTCGATCTGGATCGGTGTCCTGCACATCACGCTCGGGCGCATCCTCGGCATGATCAATGCCCGGAAATTCCACCACGGAAAGCACGCGACAAAGGCGGTAATCGCCAATGCCGGCTGGCTTGGAACGATGTGGGGTATCCTCATCCTGATCTGGTCGTTCTATGCCATCCCGATGATGCCCGACCTGACAGGTTTCCCTGTCGCCATCGCGGTCGGTGTCGTCCTCCTGGTGGCAGGCGTCCTCGGGATCGCGCAGGAGAACCCGCTCGAGATCGTCGAACTTCCGACGATCATCAGTCACGTATTGTCCTACGCCCGTCTTGTGGCGGTGGGCTTATCGTCGGTCGCCATCGCTATGGTGATCAACTTCATCGCGATCGGCATGATGATAGAGCCCCAGCTCGAAGCGATCACTCCGCTCGGCGTGATCTTCATCATCGTCGGCATTTTCGTCTTCCTGGTGGGTCACGTGCTGAACACGGCACTCGGCCTCCTCGGCGGCGGTCTGCACTCAATTCGTCTTCACTATGTTGAATTCTTCACCAAGTTCTACAAAGGTGGAGGAAAGAAGTACAACCCATTCGGTATGAAATCCAAGTTTACGGAGGAATAA
- a CDS encoding V-type ATP synthase subunit D, with protein sequence MALRDIKPTRSELINIKRRIKLSERGYNILKMKRDGLILEFFKVLQQAKDSRGALMERYTRAMEMIALAETVEGAIGVKAAAFSTADVPAISLKSKNIMGVVVPEIQASSVRKGVLDRGYGMLGTSAVIDETAEAFEDLLEAIIEAAEIETTMKRLLDEIEGTKRRVNALEFKVIPELTEARDFIKMRLDEMEREELFRLKKIKARST encoded by the coding sequence ATGGCGCTACGAGATATCAAGCCGACCCGTTCGGAGCTGATCAACATCAAGCGGCGGATCAAGCTCTCGGAGCGCGGCTATAACATCCTCAAGATGAAGCGCGATGGGCTGATCCTGGAGTTCTTCAAGGTGCTGCAGCAGGCGAAAGACAGCCGCGGCGCACTGATGGAGCGGTATACGCGTGCGATGGAGATGATTGCCCTCGCCGAGACGGTCGAGGGCGCTATCGGGGTGAAGGCCGCCGCCTTCTCGACGGCGGACGTCCCCGCAATCTCCCTCAAAAGCAAGAACATCATGGGCGTCGTCGTCCCGGAGATCCAGGCGTCGTCGGTCCGGAAGGGCGTGCTCGACCGCGGCTACGGGATGCTTGGCACCTCTGCCGTCATCGACGAGACCGCGGAGGCGTTCGAGGACCTGCTCGAAGCCATCATCGAGGCGGCCGAGATCGAGACGACCATGAAGCGGCTGCTCGATGAGATCGAGGGCACCAAGCGGCGCGTGAACGCGCTCGAGTTCAAGGTGATCCCGGAGCTCACGGAAGCCAGAGACTTTATCAAGATGCGGCTCGATGAGATGGAGCGTGAGGAGCTCTTCCGCCTGAAAAAGATTAAGGCGCGGAGCACCTGA
- a CDS encoding ATP synthase subunit B: protein MKEYRTVAQIAGPLVFVEKTEPVGYSELVNIVTADGTVKRGQVLDTSDEIVVVQVFETTAGIGRDSGIRFTGETIKMPVGKDMLGRILSGGGKPIDGGPEIVPEKRLEITGAAINPYARSSPEDFIQTGISTIDGTNTLVRGQKLPIFSASGLPHNDVALQIARQAKVPGSTEEFAVVFAAMGITREEANYFMADFEKTGALERSVVFLNLADDPAVERTITPRLALTTAEYLAFDLGYHVLVILTDMTNYCEALRQIGAAREEVPGRRGYPGYMYTDLASIYERAGIIKGVKGSVTQIPILTMPGDDITHPIPDLTGYITEGQIVVNRDLHRKGIYPPINVLPSLSRLMNLGIGKGHTREDHKKVSDQLYAAYAEGNDLRGLVAIVGKDALSERDRMFLEFADLFEDRFVRQGLYEDRAIEETLDLGWDLLATLPEEQLVRIDRELIQKYHPKYRKKAQG from the coding sequence ATGAAGGAGTACAGAACGGTTGCACAGATTGCAGGCCCCCTGGTCTTCGTCGAGAAGACGGAGCCAGTGGGCTACAGCGAGCTCGTCAACATCGTGACCGCCGACGGCACGGTCAAGCGCGGCCAGGTGCTGGATACGAGCGACGAGATCGTGGTCGTCCAGGTCTTCGAGACCACCGCAGGCATCGGCAGGGACTCGGGCATCCGCTTCACCGGCGAGACGATCAAGATGCCGGTCGGAAAGGACATGCTCGGTCGTATCCTCTCCGGCGGCGGCAAGCCGATCGACGGCGGCCCGGAGATCGTGCCCGAAAAGCGGCTCGAGATCACCGGTGCGGCCATCAACCCCTACGCCCGCTCGTCCCCCGAGGACTTCATCCAGACGGGTATCTCGACCATCGACGGGACGAACACTCTCGTCCGGGGTCAGAAACTCCCGATCTTCTCGGCTTCTGGTCTGCCCCACAACGACGTGGCGCTCCAGATCGCGCGGCAGGCGAAGGTGCCCGGCTCGACGGAAGAGTTCGCCGTGGTCTTTGCGGCCATGGGTATCACCCGGGAGGAGGCCAACTACTTCATGGCCGACTTCGAGAAGACGGGCGCTCTCGAGCGTTCGGTCGTCTTCCTGAATCTTGCAGACGACCCGGCCGTCGAGCGGACGATCACGCCGCGTCTCGCGCTGACCACAGCCGAGTACCTGGCGTTCGACCTCGGCTACCACGTGCTGGTCATCCTGACGGATATGACCAACTACTGCGAGGCGCTCCGTCAGATCGGCGCGGCCCGTGAGGAAGTGCCCGGGCGGCGCGGCTACCCGGGATACATGTACACGGACCTTGCAAGCATCTACGAGCGTGCCGGTATCATCAAGGGCGTCAAGGGCTCGGTCACCCAGATCCCGATCCTGACGATGCCGGGCGACGATATCACCCACCCGATCCCGGACCTGACCGGCTACATCACCGAAGGACAGATCGTGGTCAACCGTGATCTGCACCGGAAGGGTATCTACCCGCCGATCAACGTGCTGCCTTCGCTCTCCCGTCTGATGAACCTCGGTATCGGGAAGGGGCACACCCGCGAGGACCACAAGAAGGTCTCGGACCAGCTCTACGCGGCATACGCGGAGGGCAACGATCTCCGGGGCCTCGTGGCCATCGTCGGCAAGGACGCGCTCTCGGAGCGCGACAGGATGTTCCTCGAGTTCGCCGACCTCTTCGAGGACCGGTTCGTCAGGCAGGGCCTGTACGAAGACCGGGCGATCGAGGAGACGCTCGACCTCGGCTGGGACCTCCTCGCGACGCTGCCGGAGGAGCAGCTCGTGCGTATCGACCGCGAACTGATCCAGAAGTATCACCCGAAGTACCGGAAGAAGGCCCAGGGGTAA
- a CDS encoding ATP synthase subunit A: protein MKKGQENRAQGALKRISGPVVTAVGLDAHMYDVVKIGNEELMGEVIKIQGENIIIQVYEDTAGIRPGEPVENTGLSLAVELGPGLLTSIYDGIQRPLEVLVDKMGNFIERGVSAPGLSHEKKWEFVPTVKKGDEVKAGDILGTVQETNIVHKIMVPPKTKGGKIKEISGGSFTVDETICVLEDGTEITMLQRWPVRVPRPVKQKLNPDIPLITGQRILDGLFPIAKGGTAAIPGPFGSGKTVTQQQLAKWSDAEIVVYIGCGERGNEMTEVLTEFPELEDPKTGKPLMERTVLIANTSNMPVAAREASVYTGITIAEYFRDMGYDVSLMADSTSRWAEAMREISSRLEEMPGEEGYPAYLAARLSEFYERAGRVIALNGAGGSVSVIGAVSPPGGDFSEPVTQNTLRIVKVFWALDAKLSQRRHFPAINWLNSYSLYLDALNEWYDKEVSPEWNPLRAWAMGVLQKEAELQEIVQLVGSDALPDEEQVTIEVARMIREIFLQQNAYDAVDTFCPMSKQYDMMKAIKHYADLARTAQTGGATPQQVIGIKSKNELPQIKFIKDYEPELEKIMKDMEAEFDAMRAV from the coding sequence ATGAAGAAAGGACAAGAAAACAGGGCTCAGGGTGCCCTGAAACGAATTTCAGGGCCGGTCGTCACTGCTGTCGGTCTCGACGCACACATGTACGACGTGGTGAAGATCGGCAATGAGGAACTGATGGGGGAGGTCATCAAGATCCAGGGTGAGAACATCATCATCCAGGTCTACGAAGATACCGCCGGCATCAGGCCCGGTGAGCCGGTGGAGAATACCGGCCTCTCGCTCGCAGTGGAGCTCGGGCCCGGTCTGCTGACCAGTATCTACGACGGGATCCAGCGACCGCTCGAAGTGCTCGTGGACAAGATGGGCAACTTCATCGAACGCGGCGTCTCGGCCCCCGGCCTCTCCCACGAGAAGAAGTGGGAGTTCGTGCCCACGGTAAAGAAGGGCGACGAAGTCAAGGCCGGCGACATCCTCGGCACGGTCCAGGAGACGAACATCGTCCATAAGATCATGGTCCCGCCCAAAACAAAGGGCGGCAAGATCAAGGAGATCTCGGGCGGCAGTTTCACGGTCGACGAGACGATCTGCGTCCTCGAGGACGGCACCGAGATCACGATGCTCCAGCGCTGGCCGGTCCGTGTGCCCCGCCCCGTGAAACAGAAACTGAACCCGGACATCCCGCTGATCACCGGTCAGCGGATTCTGGACGGCCTCTTCCCCATCGCCAAGGGCGGAACGGCGGCCATCCCCGGACCGTTCGGGAGCGGCAAGACGGTCACCCAGCAGCAGCTTGCGAAGTGGTCCGATGCCGAGATCGTCGTCTACATCGGCTGCGGCGAGCGCGGCAACGAGATGACCGAGGTTCTGACCGAGTTCCCGGAACTCGAGGACCCGAAGACCGGCAAACCGCTGATGGAGCGGACGGTGCTGATCGCGAACACCTCGAACATGCCCGTCGCGGCCCGTGAAGCGTCCGTGTATACGGGCATCACGATCGCCGAGTACTTCCGTGACATGGGCTACGACGTCTCGCTGATGGCCGACTCCACCTCCCGGTGGGCGGAGGCGATGCGTGAGATCTCGAGTCGTCTTGAGGAGATGCCCGGTGAAGAAGGGTATCCCGCATACCTTGCGGCACGCCTCTCGGAGTTCTACGAGCGTGCGGGCCGTGTCATCGCCTTGAACGGTGCCGGCGGTTCCGTATCGGTCATCGGCGCGGTCTCGCCGCCCGGCGGTGACTTCTCCGAGCCGGTCACCCAGAACACCCTGCGTATCGTCAAGGTCTTCTGGGCACTGGACGCGAAGCTCTCGCAGCGCCGGCATTTCCCGGCCATCAACTGGCTGAACTCCTACTCGCTCTACCTCGACGCGCTCAACGAGTGGTACGACAAAGAGGTCTCGCCCGAGTGGAACCCGCTCCGGGCGTGGGCGATGGGCGTCCTCCAGAAAGAGGCCGAACTCCAGGAGATCGTTCAGCTGGTCGGTTCCGACGCCCTGCCCGACGAGGAGCAGGTCACCATCGAGGTGGCGAGGATGATCCGCGAGATCTTCCTGCAACAGAACGCCTACGATGCGGTGGACACGTTCTGCCCGATGTCCAAGCAGTACGACATGATGAAGGCGATCAAGCACTACGCCGACCTCGCGCGTACCGCCCAGACGGGCGGAGCGACCCCGCAACAGGTCATCGGCATCAAGAGCAAGAACGAGCTTCCGCAGATCAAGTTCATCAAGGACTACGAGCCCGAACTTGAGAAGATTATGAAAGACATGGAAGCTGAATTTGACGCGATGAGGGCGGTGTAA
- a CDS encoding ATPase — protein sequence MVDFGTAELTLEMVQASQLGMRALGAGLAVGLTGIGAGIAEMAIGSAAVGATAENRDVFGLVLLLTVIPETIVIFGLVVALLLLF from the coding sequence ATGGTAGATTTTGGCACAGCAGAACTGACTCTTGAAATGGTACAGGCATCGCAGTTGGGAATGAGGGCACTCGGCGCAGGTCTTGCGGTCGGTCTGACCGGCATCGGCGCCGGTATCGCAGAGATGGCGATCGGTTCTGCAGCCGTCGGAGCGACGGCAGAGAACCGTGACGTATTCGGTCTGGTGCTGCTCCTTACAGTTATTCCCGAAACCATTGTCATCTTCGGTCTTGTGGTTGCACTGCTGCTTCTGTTCTGA
- a CDS encoding V-type ATP synthase subunit F, translated as MEIAIVGTGEFILGFRLAGVRKTYAAETDERLVEQINQVLQDRDVGILVLKGSDMERIPLRLRTTLENSVKPTVIAIGGEEGGLSMREKIKRSVGVDLWKQ; from the coding sequence ATGGAGATCGCAATTGTCGGTACCGGTGAATTCATCCTCGGTTTCAGGCTCGCGGGCGTCAGGAAGACCTACGCGGCCGAGACCGACGAGCGGCTGGTCGAGCAGATTAACCAGGTGCTCCAGGACAGGGACGTCGGCATTCTCGTGCTGAAGGGCAGCGACATGGAGCGGATCCCCCTGCGACTTCGCACCACCCTCGAGAACTCCGTTAAGCCGACGGTAATCGCTATCGGCGGAGAAGAGGGCGGCCTGTCGATGAGAGAGAAAATCAAGAGATCGGTGGGTGTTGATCTGTGGAAGCAATGA
- a CDS encoding phosphoglycerate kinase: MEIGTLADAGKLTGTVMLRVDFNSPINPSSNQILDDKRFREHLPTVQALEDARLVVLTHQSRPGKKDFTTLEAHAEKLERLLGRPVTYVEDIFGRCAREAIRSAKRGDVLMLENLRFAAEENLTLKPEEAKKTLLVRRLASMADFYVNDAFGTAHRSQPSIVGLPLALPSVGGLLMEKEVANLSRVFSGAPRPVTFVLGGTKVDDSIAVAENVLERGTADRVIVVGVVGNVFLLAAGYEIGRPSARLIDDLGYRGEVDKAKDLLETYRDRLSLPHSVAVREDGERVEYPVDAVPENAQVLDIGRDSIDLLSQEISKSGTVVVNGPAGLFEEESFAVGTFELLKAASAVEFSVVGGGHSGAAIERLGIEDRFTHISTGGGAAIEFLTGKKMPAIEALEMSRKIFG; encoded by the coding sequence GTGGAGATCGGTACGCTCGCTGATGCTGGGAAGTTGACGGGAACGGTGATGTTGCGGGTTGATTTCAACTCGCCCATCAACCCCTCGTCAAACCAGATTCTGGATGACAAACGGTTCAGGGAGCACCTGCCGACGGTGCAGGCACTCGAGGATGCGCGGCTTGTCGTCCTCACGCACCAGAGCAGGCCCGGCAAGAAGGACTTCACGACGCTTGAGGCCCACGCGGAGAAACTGGAGCGGCTGCTCGGCCGCCCGGTGACGTACGTCGAGGATATCTTCGGGCGATGTGCCCGGGAAGCGATCCGGAGCGCAAAGCGCGGTGATGTCCTGATGCTCGAGAATCTCCGGTTTGCCGCCGAGGAGAACCTGACCTTAAAGCCCGAGGAGGCGAAGAAGACCCTCCTCGTCCGGAGGCTGGCGTCGATGGCCGACTTCTACGTCAACGATGCCTTCGGCACGGCGCACCGCTCACAGCCGTCGATCGTGGGACTGCCGCTCGCGCTCCCGTCGGTGGGCGGCCTTCTGATGGAGAAAGAGGTCGCGAACCTCTCCCGGGTATTTTCCGGCGCCCCGCGTCCCGTTACGTTCGTGCTCGGTGGGACGAAGGTGGACGACTCGATCGCGGTCGCAGAGAACGTCCTCGAGCGGGGGACGGCCGACCGCGTCATCGTGGTAGGTGTGGTCGGAAACGTCTTCCTGCTTGCGGCGGGCTACGAGATCGGGCGGCCTTCGGCCCGGCTGATCGACGACCTCGGCTACCGGGGCGAGGTCGATAAGGCAAAAGACCTCCTCGAGACCTACCGGGACCGGCTCTCTCTGCCGCACTCGGTTGCTGTTCGTGAGGACGGCGAGCGGGTCGAGTACCCGGTGGATGCCGTCCCGGAGAACGCCCAGGTGCTCGATATCGGGCGCGATTCGATCGACCTCCTCTCGCAGGAGATCTCGAAGTCCGGGACGGTCGTGGTGAACGGGCCGGCCGGGCTCTTTGAGGAGGAATCGTTCGCCGTCGGCACCTTCGAGCTCTTGAAGGCGGCCTCTGCCGTGGAGTTCTCGGTGGTGGGCGGCGGGCACTCCGGTGCGGCCATCGAACGGCTCGGTATCGAGGATCGGTTCACCCACATCTCCACCGGCGGAGGGGCGGCGATCGAGTTCCTGACCGGGAAGAAGATGCCCGCCATCGAGGCGCTGGAGATGTCCCGGAAGATCTTCGGCTGA
- a CDS encoding V-type ATP synthase subunit C, which translates to MAGISSGLATNYIYACTRMRVRRSLLIPREDYLRMLNMSLPEITRFIGETTYRSEIDELGTSFSGINLVEVALSWNLAKEYQNILELVPGELKYFTASYLRRWDIQNVVTILRGKMQGVQPGKLKEVLIPAGRLDKVALDRLLAEESPERVVEALKGERFYPTLEKELPRAMETGSFAHLENELYKGYYARLIADATGGIKGGSIFLKYIKLEIDTRNIQNLFRLRAGHVREDVRELMIPGGSFSVEELQRLSGLEDRDEFIDALKRQVRSTPLLNTLEAIRGKTALHEVEVALTRVQLDQMERMSKRYPFSVLPVIVYLEEKKYEVANLRALARGKEAGLPGERLQGYLVM; encoded by the coding sequence ATGGCAGGGATAAGTAGCGGATTGGCAACCAACTACATCTACGCCTGCACCCGCATGCGGGTACGGCGATCACTGCTGATACCGCGCGAAGATTATCTCCGGATGCTGAATATGAGCCTGCCTGAGATCACCCGGTTCATCGGCGAGACCACCTACCGGTCCGAGATCGATGAACTCGGCACCTCCTTCTCCGGTATCAACCTCGTCGAGGTGGCCTTGAGCTGGAATCTCGCCAAGGAGTATCAGAACATCCTGGAGCTCGTGCCCGGGGAACTGAAATATTTCACCGCCAGCTACCTGCGCAGGTGGGATATTCAGAACGTCGTCACCATCCTGCGCGGTAAGATGCAGGGGGTGCAGCCCGGCAAGCTCAAGGAAGTCCTGATACCGGCCGGCAGGCTGGACAAGGTCGCTCTCGACCGTCTTCTCGCCGAAGAATCACCGGAACGGGTCGTCGAGGCGCTCAAGGGCGAGCGGTTCTATCCTACCCTCGAGAAGGAACTCCCTCGCGCGATGGAGACCGGGTCGTTTGCTCACCTGGAGAATGAACTCTATAAGGGCTACTACGCACGACTCATCGCCGACGCCACGGGAGGCATCAAGGGCGGGAGTATATTCCTGAAGTACATCAAGCTCGAGATCGATACCCGGAACATCCAGAACCTCTTCCGCCTCCGGGCCGGGCACGTCCGCGAGGACGTGCGGGAACTGATGATCCCCGGCGGCTCGTTCTCGGTGGAAGAACTGCAGCGGCTCTCGGGGCTTGAGGACCGGGACGAGTTCATCGACGCCTTAAAGAGGCAGGTGAGGTCGACCCCGCTCTTAAACACGCTCGAGGCTATCCGGGGCAAGACTGCCCTCCATGAGGTCGAGGTTGCGCTGACCCGGGTCCAGCTGGACCAGATGGAGCGGATGTCGAAACGGTACCCGTTCTCGGTCCTGCCCGTCATCGTCTACCTGGAGGAGAAGAAGTACGAGGTCGCGAACCTTCGCGCCCTCGCCCGGGGCAAGGAAGCCGGCCTCCCCGGTGAGCGATTACAGGGCTACCTGGTGATGTAG
- a CDS encoding V-type ATP synthase subunit E family protein: MGLEAVVNEIREKGRKEVEAVRAETRAEVEEILKDAQARAAEIKLSAEEEADRAATHITNQEVSAANLVVKRQVLNAQKTLLDQVYSASLAAVGDLPAEFHEKALTDLLKRAAKEIKKGVVHANERDIPVVEKILGATKSLSGYTVGDPVDIPGGIIVESDDGDLQLDYSYGTFLSEVWESALKDASDILFA, encoded by the coding sequence ATGGGACTCGAAGCAGTCGTCAACGAGATCCGGGAGAAAGGGCGAAAAGAGGTCGAGGCGGTCCGGGCGGAGACCCGGGCCGAAGTCGAAGAGATCCTGAAGGACGCACAGGCCCGCGCCGCCGAGATTAAACTCTCGGCTGAAGAGGAGGCGGACCGGGCGGCCACCCACATCACCAACCAGGAAGTCTCCGCCGCGAACCTCGTCGTCAAGCGGCAGGTCTTAAACGCCCAGAAGACGCTCCTTGATCAGGTCTATTCGGCCTCGCTCGCCGCTGTCGGTGATCTGCCTGCTGAGTTCCACGAGAAGGCGCTCACAGACCTGTTGAAGAGAGCGGCAAAGGAGATCAAGAAGGGTGTCGTGCATGCAAACGAGCGGGATATCCCTGTTGTCGAGAAGATCCTCGGCGCGACGAAGTCCCTCTCGGGCTACACCGTGGGCGACCCGGTTGACATTCCCGGCGGCATCATCGTCGAGAGCGACGACGGCGATCTGCAGCTCGACTACAGCTACGGCACGTTCCTGAGCGAAGTCTGGGAATCCGCCCTGAAGGATGCGTCAGATATCCTGTTTGCGTGA